The Augochlora pura isolate Apur16 chromosome 4, APUR_v2.2.1, whole genome shotgun sequence genome segment TTTTTCAACAATCGATTGTTCAATTATGCGTATGaacgatcgattcgattttaCCCAgccataaatataaaaccgcagtattttatgtataaaggCCGCAACGTTTTTGTGCAGGGTAGCGCGCGTAATGATTTTCAGATATCCGTgcccaaaattatttctcgaaaatgtTTCGCGAGCCAGCCGTATGCCGcgttttattcaattcgtACGTCAACGGGTCCTAGTTTTCGCTATCAAAGCAATATCACTCACGAATTCACGTGATCGTGTTTTAATTAACGGAATGCAAGTGTCTACGTTGCTCCACACTCCACATAAATGTGTGACGTTTCCGAGCGAGGCAGAGGCATCTTTTTATTCGCAAGTATCACTCGAAACAATCGACCCACATAAAAAGGAACAATAGTTGTCACTAAACggggttatgtcaaggttatataGCGATCATTTTATGCACGATGCATTTTCCTGGCATTCGTTTAGGCTCCTTTTTGTGTCCGgtgattaatttatatttattgggCCATCTGTTGTTGACTTGAACAAAAAGCATTGCATTGCATTAATTTCCTTTCCTTCCGTTGTTATtaagaaaatggaaacgctttttattataatgtgtGATAAGTTCTTTCCCAGAACATAATTTGATTTCACTGGAATACTAAATAACTAGAGCATCGAACGAACTGTAAACAACTTCTTCaggcgaaataatttaatcttgaTTACAACAAAGAGCAATGAAtgacaaattaaaatgtccctcatgttttaattacttcgTATTCTCCCCATTCAATTGAACCATAAATGCATCACATGGTATgtctattaataatgttcgaaCGAAGTCGTGCTTGAGAGAAGCCTCGCATGAACTTACGTAATACGAAGTAAGTTAAAACATCCACTTCATATAAAAACGAAGTTGAACATGTGCTTCGCAATTTAAACgattccataaaattaaaaacttcgtTGCTTGAATTTCTTTGCTCCTTCAAGCAAATTTACACAGATCGTGATTTTGCTAGAGAACAAAACTAAAAGTGGTTCATTTATTGAAGATCGCCGAACAGTTCAAATTACCGAGGGATATCTCGCTCGCCACATTCCCATGCGTTGTCATCCGGTCTAATACCCAAACACACCGCATGCAAATTGTGCTAAATATATTCAACGTGATTCTGTGATTCAACGATGCATTGGTTACTCCCAGAGCGCATAGAAAATCGTGTTGCTAAGGCACTCCCACGAACTCCACCgccgtgaaaaaaaattctgCGAAAAACTCGTCCACCGAAATTTTCCGACGCATCGCTCAACTTTTCGCGTGCtctattattttgttgttGCAGCTTTTTGCGAACCGTGTTTTCGTACATCATTCAATTTACTGGCAAAATGCGGATCTTTTtgcgaaatataataaagactTTATAAACGAGGTAGAACCGATTGTAATTTGTAGTTAGTGTTACTGCACTCAATaggatataaattttaattaacttaattaGTCTAAAAAACGTATTTATTAACAGCTCTGTTCGTGTGGTTAAGGGATTACTGTAGCTGGAACTCACCTATACATCCCCTAATCGATCAATCATCCCTTATCACCTAAGTTTCGAATGGTCTTCACGTGACATATAAATCTTGATGAACCTAGTTCCATGACAGCGAATGAGTCTGGATGatgactattttatttttattctctttatttcacAAAACAGAATAACTCTTCCTCCACGGCCCTTTCCCATCAGTCGATGCAACCCCTTTAGTTTAAAGATATATGATTCtagatattaaagaaattattcaattccTATTTCCGATTACTGATGGTATTATTCCTTCTACTAATAATTTGTCAATAATATAGCAACTAGAATAATTGGTACGTATCCGTTTTGTGTACGTTATGCATATTCTATCACGCTGGAAACGATAACACAACCATCGTTTTCATCTAAAGTTAGGTCTGAAAACAACCTCTAGTTCTAGGTGTTCTCCGTCGATAAACATCATTAAGTATTTATGATTAATCAGAACCAAAGCAAACTCGATCTttgaattcgaaaatattcttcagGTAAAAGAAGAACTTCCAACGGAGTATATTTCTTATCACTGAAATTACTCAGAATGTTTAAAGATACAGTCTTTCAGACACGAAATGATTTGCTGTTGAAAGTTTATTGGTACTTTAacgaaaaatttccaaaaactgTGTTTCTGTCGTAACTGGAAATGGCCCTTCAAAGATAGTACACGCTAGATGAAGTAAGAGTACGAAAAAAACATTAAAGCGACCACCGTTACATATTCATGAAGATTAAGATGCATCTAAATGAACCTTATCCGCCagaatttcgataaaaagtGTCAAACAGGTGCTCGAAGATCAACTTGTGCGAACTTTAACTTAACAGGTACAAGATCATTAACGTAATCACGTGTTGCCGCGCGATAGATGGTAATCTGGAACAACTACATACTCGTGTACTACGTGCGGTAGGTAATCTAAAACGAGACAGTTTAATTACTTCCTTAATGCACTCATTCCGCGATCACGGCTCGATAAGCAAGCATTATGAAGAAGGGATGTCGAGGTTAAGGGTGGAAGTTTCGTGGGAACGAGGCAGCAAAAGGGCAATTAAGCGGGGTCTGTGTTCGagataaaaaatcaaaagGAGTGTCCCCTAAACTACCAGGTGAGTTATCTGAGACGtattttttccttaataattttaacgtattttactgttatcccaaataaaagaatactGCTTCTAGATAACATTTTCGAACCTTGACAAAAGCCTTTGAAGGCAGTACAATTTTGTTACGGGTAACTTTGTATGCACTCATATAACGGAGGCATATTCACTTTCCATCTCAGGGAACTTGTCCTCGAGAATCTCCTTGACACTTTCAGAGGCACATCCTTCGAGACCAAGGGAATCGACGAGTCATGCGAAGgaagttaaatgaaaaaactaGGTCCCCTTCACGCGAGGATGACTATACCTAGAGGGATAACAGTGGCTGATTCGAGAACTCGCAGCGGTCCTGAAGGgagtagaaaaaaaaagtatcgaGGGTAAGGGAGAAGATCCCACGGAGTAGGTTGATCTTCATAAAGTCTTTGAAAAGAGAGTAAGTTGCGCGTGTAAGCAAGTTTTATTCGTTTCCATGGAAATTCTCAAGATTCTTTTCTACCGTTTCAAACTTCGTCTTCATTAAGGACCCTCGCGTCCTTGTTACTGGACGCCTTCTCCTGTTGAAGTTTCGTCGACAGCCTCTTCGCCATCTGCGTTATCTGGGGACACACAGAACCTTAGCATTAAGGAATACCTTCCTGTCTTGGCAACTCCAGAGCTGATTTTCCTTCTGTTCTATATACTTTCTTAtcttaagaattaattaaatagttttatatattgatcttaaacattaaataattttatatactgcTAGAGAGACTCAGCCATGTTTTCTAGCTTCTACCATGTTCATGTTCATAGAATTTCCTGGAAGATCTTATTTTGAggacttttataatatattcggAGAACATATACATCCCTGGAATGATTTAGCTATTATCTATTAGCTTTTGCCTATCATTTCCTAGCATGCACATCTGTAGATATAGAACTTGCTAAAGGAAAACATAATTATACCTTTGCTAAATACATATCTAAAACGCTTTCTAGGGACTTGCCTGCTGATCCACGTCTAAAACGGCAGTGATATCGTTGAGGGCGGTCAAGAGTTCAATAGCAATGCTTCTCTTGTCCACTGCGTCCAGAACAATcgcataattaattagtacAAGTGGATCCTGGGGCGAGAGCGCGTGCGCCTTCTGCAGCACCTTCTCAGCACCTTCCAAATCGTCGAGTCGTTTCAATGCGACTGCAACAACCAAGATAGCGATTTAGCACATCGTCAACATAGAGGTGCTGGTCGAGTGCCGAAAGGAGGGGAGGCGCAGACGATACGATTAGAATTTCCTATGCGACAATGACATAGTAGTGTATCCGTATCGGCAAACTCGCTATCCTCTGTCTACTGTACAAGGCGGGGACATATTGCGATGGTAGTCGGAACTTGCGCCGCTATAACAACAGAAAAACAGGACAAATTGCGGGCCGAGTATGGTCGGAGAAAAAGTCGTGCGCCGATGGCTGTCGTTATAAATAACTTCGTGAGTCTGAGCCTGATCTTTCTCTTCGTTCCATACTAAAGACGTCTGTCTGATACATTATTGCCCTCGATATTTGAGAAATTCTTCAAGTGTAGCGGTtggaaattaaacaattgttagAAACTATCCTTGATGGCTTGTTAACCGAACAGAAACTTGGTTTTTGGTATTGTTGCTTagattaattacattaaaaaatgatctATGAGTTCATAATATCTACACACCATATCGGTGATTTAACGTACAACACCTGACACCTGACCTATGGTAGAGAAACTAGGCTACTTTCCAGAACTCTACTGAGTTTGGTGAACTTAGACAGATAATATTTACCCTGGGGCACCCGCTCAAATTGGAGTTTCAATCATCTCTGTGTCACTCATATTGCTGGTGCTTTCACTTTTGATTGAATTAACTGCACTAGCTATCCATAATCATTTGGACATTTAAAACGTTGCTATTACTAAACACGAACAGCGTATATGAATTTATCAGCGAAACAAGAAATCTTTGTAATAGCGCAGACTCTATTGATTCGTGTAAAAAATCGACTCGATCTGACAATTAAGATAACAATTCTCAAGCACGGACTGTTAATTTCAACTCGAAAAAGGTAATGatatttcgaaagaaaataaagatctTAAACAAGACCTAGACAATATTAATATGGAATAACCCCTATATCATCTAAGCATCGCTTTCGTTtctgaataatgaaatatttatgaaaatgaaaccACATATGTAAGACCTGTTCCAGGGAATTAACGATGCGGTGCCTAACTGCTTAAATATTTACTGAAGGCAAATACCAAATCCCGAAGTCGATGAAAAGACGTCGCACAACTCCGAGCCGCTATGCAGTTGCAGCTGCAGCGGCCAGAAATTAACAGACGTACACCGTGGGCTTCGATCGCATCGAATATTCGACTGCCTCCTGCCCCTTTTCGGTTGGCCGAAAATCAATCGAAGTACAAATTCCCCTTACGTCCTAGCAGTAGATACGGCATGGGGTTCTTGGGATCCGCGCTGACCGCGGCGCACAGATAAATAGCAGCTGAAGCTGGCTGTCCAGTGGTCAGCAATACCATGCCGAGATTATAGGCAGGCATGAAGGCCATCGGGCTCAGATAGTGGGCCCTCTTCAAGCATGTAATTGCCTGTAAGTAAATTAGAGCGTTAAaccgattttatttgaaattaatgatcCTCGCATGGATCGCGTGGGACAGTCGTCGGGCACGTAAATGCACGCAATTGTCTGATCCCCTCTGTGAATAAATCAGGATTTGCGAGCCGTTTTGATTATGCAACATGGGGCGATTCGATTATTATCACACGACCGCGGGTCGGATGATAAAAACGGAGCTGTCAAAGGGACCGAACGGGACGCGTGACCTGGCAACCCTAGTTTTTCTTATCCTCGTGTCCCCAACAACGTCCGTGAGTTCTTCTTATCGGCGACAAGGTAGCTAAAGCCGAGCTTCAAGCTTAATCCACTTAACTTCGGAACCTTAGCTCACTAACGCGTAACCACGTTCCGTGGAATGACAACGGACTGGATTAAGGAACTTCAGGCTCGCACCCTTGCATTCTCAAAGCAGATCCACTGTTTGCAAACGGTCCCTCTAACGTTCATGGTAGCCCAAAAATTCGGCAAAGTTGGCACAGTCGTTTTCTTCGTCAGATAAAACAATTATGCGGATCGTTTTGAACTGTTAGATGAATGTTTCGTtattgaacgaaattttttatataaccttAATTATCACGCTGTTTTTACCGTGTGCCTATGACATTTTTAGTACATTTCAAAATAGAACTTTCGTATTTTGCTATTCAcggtaaaatatttcagaagcATCGTGCAAAAAGAATTTTCGCCTCAGACTGCACGTGCTAGGATAATAAATGGTGAATCTTTTATCAACATTTTCAGATTTCCGATTCGCTGAGAAACTTTATTACGGTGacggaaatatttaatcacgCTTTGCGATTTAATTCTACTTATCGTGTCGCTCCGACTCGATCAATCGGATGTTTTTCTCTGTAATTGACGCAAGGAGGACCACTTTGTCGGAGACGCTGCTTCGACTCTTTGAGATAGTTGGAAAGAAGCAATCAGTTCGATGCAAATGTCTCGATCGGCCTTCAGGCGACCACAGATGCTTGTCAATCATGTTGATTAATCTGTGATTATATGTTATCCACGCGATCGAGAAACACTGAACAGTGCCCGAAGCTTCGCTATGGATTcatttctctctgtctcagTCATAGCAGCTTACATAACATCGGCGCATGCAGTGACTCGCGACTAATAATAAATCGGTTATTACTGTAACTACTTTTTCATGCGATTCATAAACCGCGGTCCTTGGAATTAATCAGCTTATTGTAgtaagacaattttaaaaaatctaaacaatttaaacaatttgaataatcttCTTGTTGTAGAATCACTTCTGATTCCTTGGTTCCTTGATTCGATGGCATTCTTACTCGAAGACACTAtgttttcttcaatatttccaCTTGATTATTCGTTCTACGTATTTACAactaattctattatttacgAACCCAATGAACTCTTTCAAAAGTGCTTCCTTTAATCGAAAGGATGTTGCAACGAGCACTTAAAACAAATTTCGATAGAATCGATGCTGTTTAGCACAGTGGTATCGTTTTGTTCGGGTAAACTACAGTTCCAATTAGAGGAACCTCTCTGGCAAGTAATTTACATCACCGATTTTCTCTTAGTTCGGCAGCATATTGCAGTCGATGCAGTAACTGCATGCCTCTATCTTGTCGCCTAATTGAGTTCCTTCAGGACACAAGTGTGTCCCGCCCGTCATTCTGAGACCGAGCCGCGCGTGCACCGCCCTCTTTAATggactttaaattaattatcgtcgtTAAATCCAAAGCAGTGTCTTCTTGTCATGGATAAAGAACAAGCTTATTGGATCACTTCCAACAATTAGTTTCCCTTTTGTGGTAGTGCGCATTTTACTCATTTCTTATACAGATtactttaatagaatttttcttgcaaGTGATCAAACGCTTTACATGCACCAcataactgttttatttttccaatgtAAAAAGGAAACTCTGCTGTAGCTCCCTCTAATGGTTTCTGTGCAAAAAATGTCTGCTCTCAATCTACCTTGAAAATGCCCGAAAAGCTAGTGCGTAAAAATTACTTCTCTCGTTTCAGACGTATTGAACGCGCCCActtaaataattgcaacgatatataaacattattatctaTAGAATCGGTCTCTGTACGAAATATTAGCTTAACCTTAACAATTAATGCTCCAagaattgttacaattaaagTTTATAGAAATCCATCTGACAAAGAAGAACAGGTTCCCGAATCTTGGAGACTACAAAAAGAGTTGCAGCTGGAATATTGTCAATTGGAACGTAAAGCATAAAACTCGCTATATAATTTTGCAGCACGTGACAAAAAGATTATGAGGAATCGAAATGACGACTTGCATCCACCTTAGTTTCTCTATACCTAGAGATATAGCCAACACAATGTTAAAATAGGAAAAGAAGGTGTGCCCAACAACTGTGTTGTCAATCACGTCCATTACGGGATACTAACGGCAACAAACTTCTGTTTTCCATAGAAGCACATTCCTACGTTGTTCCACAGGGCGTGCGATTCTGGAATCGATTGTGCCGCCAGTTTGTACTTAGAAAGCGCCACGTCGTACTCCTGGTGATTCTAAAAAACAGAATGAATGTTTTAGCAACATTTCACGAACCGAATTCGgtaaaactaattaaatttttaataaatattacagaaatgcccaatatattttgtaataacttGCAGCGTTCAAAACGTGCCTATtaccaaaaaagaaaatttagttTGTAATAGCACGAGCAACAAATATTCAATGTGCTGctttcgaaattgattttgcGTTGAAAGGCTTCAATCGCAACAGTTACctttaatattgttctattgACCAGCCTCTTACACGCTGAAAATTAATAGGAGAAATGATATTTGACACAATAGTTTGACGTATCTCATGTTCCTTGTGTtgtttatataacaaaaaaaaaatggtttcaAGTTTGTAAATTCTGTGACTATTAAAGCGTTTTGATGGAGATAGTGAACAACGATTGCACCGCAGCACATCGAACAATCCATTAAGCCCATTAGACAACAACCGCACAACCAATTTTCGGGTGGGAAACTATCGATAACATCAAATTTAGCTAATGCACTATTTCAATACACTTTGCGGAATGTTGTTACGCGTGGCATCGGTGTATGCTTGCTACGTGCACACCGTTTCATCgctaaaatcaattttaaaacagaatttctGCTGTTATTTTAAGAcctatgtaacaatattactttttaatcaaGGGAACGGTCTGCATCGCTGAACAAGCTATTGCatcaaatcaattaaatagGACCATAACAGAATCAAAtcttataattagactgtgtAGTTATGGCATGTACAGATTTTTAACATGCAAAGAAACACATCAATTAGCCAGGACCAATAgtacttcatattttatttttataataaggaacgtttttttttagttaaaaatgAGATTTCTCCTTAAACtctaagtattataaaataacgtatGGAATCTGCATGAAAATACACATTCTACACGTAACAATAATTGAAACTTAAAGAAATCTACAGGTAAATACACAAATAAGGTATGGCTTGCGATTTCGGTATGCGTCTTCAACCGGtagtatatgtatgtattgtaTCATATCGTTCGAAGTTGAGGGCGGGGTGAGCGAATGATCGTGTTACACGCGGAAACAATTTCTCTTCCCTTTGGAAATGTTTCGTGCTCGGCATACCGTACAGATCCGCACGCTCACCTGGATTACGTAGGCGATCGGCAGGATCGCTTTGGTGCAATTCGGAAAATGAGCAAGCGCGGTCCCGAATTGTTGAAACGCCCGTTGAACGTCTCCGGTTTTAAGATAGAGCAGACCCAATTCGCTCGCGGCTTCGATACACTCAGGATTCCCGCTGAAACCTCAGGAAAATCGGTCGGGAAAATTAAGACACGCGATGCGCGAATAACTCTCagtccccccccctccccgatTCAATTATCGGTGTCAaccgaatcaaatttttcgcAGTTTTCATACCACTGACAAATTCTGAGCAATCACTGATTTTCCCTACTgctaaaatgataaaattttaatttttttaatgcgtTAATGTGAATATTTGTCGATTTATCTGGTTGACTTAACTTTACCTTTCACGAAAGCTAAACTAACTTTGTGAACGAAAAGTTCACAAAATTTCCTTAAAAGTATTCTATCAGAACGGACAAATGTGTCTGCCTCTCGTCGTCTTCTCTGAAGGAGaactagaatttataattgtcaGAAGGTAGTCAAGCACAGATAACATTTGAATTTCCATTCGTTGGCATCTACGGTTATGAAAGGAGCTGGGAAACAACAATGGTAATCACCGCTGGGACAAATTATCTGCTGAACATCGTTTCTTTTTGCTCAACAAGTTCTTTTAACCCGTGATTCGACGACGAGAGATGAGAAGCAGAAACATAATACGGTGGAGCTTGGGTCGTAATGTCGTAAACAAGATCATTTGAGCCGACGCGATGGCTGCAGGAAATTAAATCCGCGCGTGCGAGATCCCCGCGAGGTCAAGCGCGCGTTAGTCGCGGGATGCATTAAAACGAACTACAATCTCTCGTCTCTCCTTCTGATCAGCCCCTACCTAAGAGCCGCAGAGTAAGCGTTCCGGGCCTCGGTAATATGATCCTCCAGAAGGTAGACCCGGGCTAAAGCAATATACGGTGACTCGTCCTTAGTTAGCTCCATCGATTTCTTCAAATGCCTTTTTGCTTCGTTCAAATCATTCAGCTTGGCATAACACTCCCCTGTAGAAAAGAGAATCGAATAAAAGCGGCTGTACGTTGTCGAGTGCGCTTCGATGATCTACGATTCACAGAATGGTCCATCGATGATGCCACCGTCGGTAATGCCTTCCCGTTGCTAAACGAATACTATATTCATAGTGCTTTTCTAATTGAATTCTCCAAAGCTACGAGAACAATCTGAAGACTATTGATTTTAGTCCATGatgaattcttaaaattttcatcgcgtaGCATTTTTGTTACCAGCAGCAAATCAATAGAATTTTCAGcaactgtattattttttcaatagaTGATCCcgtatttattttcaacaaattttcaaagactattcaataaatgtaagtaagcaattataaactaaaaaagcttaaatattttcatcttcCAATTAATGTCCTGCATTTTTCCATGAGTTTCTGTATCACTTTTAAGTGTCCCAAATTATTGTAcagagaattaattataaatacacgGTCAGAATGATGGtaatattgattaattcaTGCAGAACCTAATTGTAGATGGATGAAATTTCATGCTGCGAGCGATATAAGTATGTACTATACATTGCGAACTGTTCTCATTTATGTGATGTGcgtatacaataatttcatatcaaTATGCATAGTTTAATTTCGCGCGTGAAAATATGTGCATCTTGATGAACCATCCCGTACGTTTTATCCTGGTTAACAGCCTTGCCTAGATTCAGATAAATTTCCCAGTCCGGTATATTGGATATCCTCTCAGCTTCCAGATACGCGTCGATTGCTCGTTTATGGCTGCCCATTATCAAACTGTAGATAACACAGTATTATTAGAAGTATGTCACATCAAAGAGATTAATGCTAGTAgagaacattattttttaactgtacaatagtcattttaaatttaaaaatgattatatttatatatgttg includes the following:
- the Bbs4 gene encoding Bardet-Biedl syndrome 4, with the translated sequence MANNILSNGRIQQQMTAPQRLRNDKGKKAPEVPAIECNNWLLHRHYTRHEYKTCKSLIDQELLNSNGHNEYANYLKGLILRREGKVQDSLNCFQAAYTVNSTNVNTIKQIAKSLLIMGSHKRAIDAYLEAERISNIPDWEIYLNLGECYAKLNDLNEAKRHLKKSMELTKDESPYIALARVYLLEDHITEARNAYSAALSGNPECIEAASELGLLYLKTGDVQRAFQQFGTALAHFPNCTKAILPIAYVIQNHQEYDVALSKYKLAAQSIPESHALWNNVGMCFYGKQKFVAAITCLKRAHYLSPMAFMPAYNLGMVLLTTGQPASAAIYLCAAVSADPKNPMPYLLLGLALKRLDDLEGAEKVLQKAHALSPQDPLVLINYAIVLDAVDKRSIAIELLTALNDITAVLDVDQQITQMAKRLSTKLQQEKASSNKDARVLNEDEV